CTGGGTACTGGCAAGTGTGAAATGGTGATGTTAGGAGATATTTATCTGGGtactggctactgcggattggtgatgttaggaGATTGTCATCTGGgggctgaccagtgcagattgttgATGTTGGTAAATTTTCAACTGGGTGCTGACCAGGGCAGATTGGTGGTGTTTGGAGGTATTCATCTGGGTTCTGAGCATCagtatggattggtgatgttggTAGATTTTTCATCTGGGTGCTTACTAGtgaggattgttgatggtgggagatttacatCTGGGTGCTGACCAGTGAGTATTGTTGATGTTGGGTGATTTTCTCCAAGGtgctagccagtgtggattggtgatgttgggagatattCATCTGGATGGTAGACATTTTGGattagtgatgttgggagatttacaACTGGGTGCTGAAACGTGCAGATTGTTGATGTTGGTAAATTTTCAACTGGGTGCTGACCAGGGCAGATTGGTGGTGTTTGGAGGTATTCATCTGGGTTCTGAGTGCCAGTGTGGGTTGGTGATGTTGGGGGATTTTCAGCTTggtgctggccagtgcggattggtgatgttgggaaatATTCATCTTGgtgctagccagtgcagattggtgacatTGGGAGACTTTCCTCTGGATGATGACCAGTGCGGATTGTTAATGTTGGGAGATTTTCACATGGGTCGTGGCCAGTGCTGATCAGTGATGATAAGAGATATTCATCTGGGAGCTGCGCAGTGTGGATTTGTGAAGTTGGGATATTCTCATTTTCGTGCTGACCAGTGAGAATTGTTGAAGTTGGAATATTTTCACCTGGTACCTTGTCAGTACGTATTGGCAATGTTGGGAAATTTGCATCTGGGTGCTGGCCAGTGAAGATTTGTGATATTGTGGGATATTCACCTGGGTGATGACCAGTGTGGATTGTTGATTTTGTGAGATTCTCACCTGggtgctggccagtgcagattggttatATTGGGAGATATTCAACTTGGTgctgccagtgcagattggtgatggtgggagattttcatcctaGTGCTTACCAGTGTAGATTGTTGATGTTTGGAGATTTTATACTGggtgctggccaatgcagattggtgatgttgggagatattCATATGGGTGCTAGCCAGTGCAGAtttgtgatgttgggagattttataCTGGGTGCTGTCcgatgcggattggtgatgtggaAAGATTTCCATATGGGTGCTGACAAGTGAGAATTTTTTATGTTGGGAGATTTTTACCTGGGTGCTGGCCAGTgttgattggtgatgttgggagatattAATCAGAgtgctagccagtgcagattggtgatgttaaGAGATTTTCATCTGGgtgctgaccagtgcagattgttgATGTGAGATTTTTACTTAGTTGCTGGCCTGTGCGGGTTAGTGATGTTGGGAGATATTCATCTAGGTGCTtgccagtacagattggtgatgtaGGGAGATTTTCACCTGGgtgctgaccagtgcggattggtaatgttaAGAGATATTCATGTGggtgctggccagtgtggattggagGTGTTGAGAGATTTATATCTGACGGATGACCAGTGCATGTTGTTGATGTTGCGGGATTTTCACCTGGGCACTGACCAGTGCGGTTTGTTGATGTTGTGATATTTTCAACTGGGTGCTGGTCAGAGTGGATTGGTGATATTGGGAGATATTCATCTGTGTGCTGAccagtgtgaattggtgatgggagatttacATCTGGATGCTGACCAGTGCAGATTATTGATGTTGGGAGATGTTCACCTGGGTgctgaccagtgtggattggtgatgttgagaGATTTACATCTGGGTGCTGACCACTACTGATTGTTTATGTTGAGAGATTTTCATCTGGGTACTGACCAGTGCTGATTGTTGATGTTGGAGGCCAGTTTGGATTAGTGATGTTCGGAGATATTCATTTGGGTGCTgactagtgtggattggtgatTCTGGGAGATTTACATCGGAGTGATGACCAGTGCATATTGTTGATGTTGTGGGATTTTCACCTGGGTGTTAGGAGGTGTGGAATGGTGATGCTGGGAGATATTCATCTGGGTActagctagtgcggattggtgatgttgggatatTTTCATCTGGgagctgaccagtgcagattgtttatatgaaattttcaactgggtgctggccagtgcagattggtggtgTTGGGAGATATTCATCTGTGTTCTCCGCGCTAGGGTgaattggtgatgctgggagattttAACCTGggtgctggccagtgtggattggtgatgttgggagattttaacCAGGGTACTGATCGGTGCAGTTTATGATATTGGGAAAATTTTCCCCTTGGTGCaggccagtgcaaattggtgatgttgggagatattTATCTgggtgctggccagtgcggattggtgatgttgggatatTTACATCTAGgagctgaccagtgcagattgttgATGTTGGGTGATTTTCACCTATTTCTGACCAGTACGGATtgttgatgttgggagattttcaacTTGGTGCTGGTCAGTGTGGATTGCTGATGTTGGGAGATATTCATCTGGgtgctggccaatgtggattggtgatgctgggagatttACATCTGGGTGCTGACCAGTGAGTATTGTTGATGTTGGGTGATTTTCTCCAAGGTGatagccagtgtggattggtgatgttggaagatattaattTGGATGGTAGACATTGTGGATTATTGATGTTGGGAGATTTACAACTGGGTGCTGACCAGTGCTGATTGTTTATGTTGGGAGTTTTTCACATGgctgctagccagtgcggattggtgatgttgggatatATTATTCTGAGTGCTAGCCAGTATGGATtgatgatgttgggagattttcatctgagtgctgaccagtgcagattgttgatgttgggagattttcaccTGGGTACTGACCAGTGCTGATTGTCGATGTTGGAAAATTTTCACCTGGGAGCTAGCCAGTGTGGATCTCTGATGTTGGGAGATATTCATCTCATCTTGGACCTGGCCACTGTGGATTTGTGATGCTGGGAGATTTACATCGGAGTGCTGACCAGTGCATATTGTTGATGTTGGGGGATTTGCACCTGGGTGCTAGCAAGTGTGGAATGATGATGTTGGGAGATATTCATTAGGGTACTTGGTATTGCGGATTGGTATTGTTGGGAGATATTCATCTGGGTGCttgccagtgccgattggtgatgttgggagattttcccCTGGGTGTTGGCCAGTGCGGATCGGTAATGTTAGGCGATATTCATATGGGTGTTatccattgtggattggtgacgTAGAGATATTTCCACCTGGGTTTTGACCAGTGAGGATATCTATTTTAGGAGATTTTCAACTGGGTgctggtcagtgtggattggtgatgggagataTTCATCTGggtgctggccagtgtggattggtgatgttgagaGATTTACATCTGGGTGCTGACCAGTACAGATTGTTGACTTTGGGAGATTTTCACCTGtgtgctggccagtgtggattggtgatgttgggagattagATCTGGATGCTGgacagtgtagattggtgatgttgggagatttattTTTGCGTGCTGACCAGTGCTGATTGCTTATGTTGGGAGATTTTCACCTGGgtgctagccagtgcagattggtgatgttgggatatATTCATCTGGGTGctggccagtatggattggtgTTGTTGGGAGATTTACATCTGAGTGTTGACCAGTGCAGATTGTTGATGTTGTGAGATTTTCACCTGGGAACTAACCAGAGCTGATTTTTGATGTTGGAAGATTTGCACCTGGGtgctagccagtgtggattggtgatgttgtgAGATATTCATCTGggtgctggccagtgtggattcaTGATGCTGGAAGATTTACATCGGAGTGCTGACCAGTGCATATTGTTGATGTTGGGGAATTTTCACCTGGGTGCTGCCAAGTGTGCAATTGTGAAGTTGGGAGATATTCATCTGGGTACTGGCTAGTGAGGATTTGTGATGTTGGGAGATTCTCATCTGGgggctgaccagtgcagattgttgATGTTGGGAAATTTTCAACTGGGTGCTGGCCAGTGCATTTTTGTGGTGTTTTGAGATATTAATCTGGGTTCTGAGCACCAGTgttgattggtgatgttgggagattttcttctTGTTGATGGTGGTGGGTTTTCAACTGGGTGCTGCCCAGTGCATATTAGTGATGTTTGGAGATTTTCACCTTTgtgttggccagtgtggattggtgaggttgggagattttcatctgggtATTGATCGGTGCAGATTGATGATATTGGGAGATTTTCACTTAGGTgctggccagtgcaaattggtgatgttgggagatattTATCTGGgtgctggccagtggggattggtgatgttgggagatataTATCTGGGAGCTtaccagtgctgattggtgatgttgGATGATTTTCACCTGGGTACTGACCAATGCGGATTGTTGATTTTGGGAGATTTTCTACTGGGTgctggtcagtgtggattggtggtgatgttgggagatattcatctgggttctggccagtgtggattggtgaggCTGGAAGATTTACTTCTGGGTGCTGAGCAGAGAGTATTGTTGATGCTGGGGAATTTTCCCATGGGTGATGGCCAGTGTGTTTTGTGAAGTGGGGAGATATTCATCTGGATGGTGGACAGTGTGGATTAGTGATGTTGTAAGATTTACATGTGGGTGATTGTTTATGTTAGGAGATTTTCAAATGCATGCTAGCCAGtttggattggtgatgttgggagatattTATCTGgttgctggccagtgtggattcgtGATGCTGTTAAATTTACATCGGAGTGCTGACTAGTGGATATTGTTGATATTGGAGGATTTTCACCTGGGTTCTGGCATGTGTGGAATAGTGATGTTGGGAGATATTCATCTGGGTACTGGCTATTGCAGATTGGTGATCTTGGGAGATGTCCATCTGTGTGTTGGCTAGTGCAGATTGGTAATGTTGGGAGATTTTCCCCTGggtgctggccagtgtggattggtgttgTCGAGAGTTTTTCACCTGGTTCCTAACCAGTGAGGATTTTTATTTTGGTAGATTTTCTACTGGGTGCTGTTCAGTGTGGACTGGTGATGGAAGATATACATTTAggtgctggccagtgtggattggtgatgttgggagatttacaTATGGgtgctgaccagtgcagattgttgATGTTGGGAAATTTTAACCTGGGTGCTGGCCAAtgtagattggtgatgttgggagatattCATCTGGATGCTGGAatgtgtggattggtgatgttgagaGATTTGCATCTGCGCGGTGATCAGTGCTGATTGCTTATGTTGGGGGATTTTCACCTGGGtcctagccagtgcggattggtgatgttgggatatATTCATTTGGgtgctggccattgtggattggtgatgttgggagatttacGTCTGAGTGCTGatttgatgttgggagattttcaccTGGGTACTGACCAGTGCTGATTGTTGATGTTGAAAGATTTTCACCTGAGTGCTTGCCAGTGTGGATTCGTAATGCTGGGAGATTCACATCGGAGCGCTGACCAGTGCATATTGTTGATGTTGGGGTATTTTCACCTGGGTGCTGGTAAGTGTGgaatggtgatgttgggagatactCATCTGGGTACTttctagtgcagattggtgatgtttgAAGATTTTCACGTTCgtgctggccaatgtggattggtgaggTTGTGAGATTTTCACCTACTGTAGGTGCTAGACAGTgaagattggtgatgttgggagatattTATCTAGGTGCTGGCCAGTggtgattggtgatgttgggatatTTACATCTGGgagctgaccagtgcagattgttgATGTTGGGGGATTTTCCCCTGGGTactgaccagtgcggattgttgATTTTAAGAGATTTTCAACTGGGTgctggtcagtgtggattggtggtgatgttgggagatattcatctgggttctggccagtgtggattggtgatgcagGGAGATTTACTTCTGGTTGCTGAGCAGAGAATATTGTTGATGCTGGGAGATTTTCACCTGGGTGCTGGCAAGTGTGGAATCTTGAAGTTGGGAGATATTCATCTGGGTACTGgctattgcagattggtgatgttgggagatatcCATCTGTGTGCTGGCCAGTACAGATTTGTGATGTTAGGAGATTTTCCCGAAggtgctggccagtgtggattggtaatGTTATGAGATATTTATCTGGgtactggccagtgtggattggtgttgTCGAGTGATTTTCACCTGGGTCCAAACCAGTGAGGATTTTTATTTTGGTAGATTTTCTACTGGGTGCTGGTCAGTGTGGTCTGGTGATGGAAGATATTCATCTGGGTGCTGGCCAGTGAggtttggtgatgttgggagatttgcATCTGCGCGCTGACCAGTGCTGATTGCTCATGTTAGGGGATTTTCACCTGGGtcctagccagtgcagattggtgatgttgggatatATTCCTTTGGgtgctggccattgtggattggtgatgttgggagatttacGTCTGATTGCTGatttgatgttgggagattttcaccTGGGTACTGACCAGTGCTGATTTTTGATGTTGAAAGATTTTCACCTGGGTGCTTGCCAGTGTGGATTGACGTTGGGAGATATTCATCTggatgctggccagtgtggattcgtGATGCTGGGAGATTCACATCGGAGCGCTGACCAGTGCATATTGTTGATGTTGGGTTATTTTCACATGGGTGCTGGCAGGTGTGgaatggtgatgttgggagatattCATCTGGGTACTTtttagtgcagattggtgatgtttgAAGATTTTCACGTTtgtgctggccagtgtggattcgtGAGGTTGGGAGATTTTCACCTACTGTAGGTGCTAGACAGGGaaaattggtgatgttgggagatattTATCTGGGTGCTAGCCAGTGGTtattggtgatgctgggagatttACATCTGGgagctgaccagtgcagattgttgATGTTGGGGGATTTTCCCCTGGGTACTGACCAGTGCCGATTGTTGATTTTGGGAGATTTTCAACTGGGTGCTGGTCAGTTTGGATTGGTGGTCATGTTGGGAGATATTCATCTGGgttctggccagtgtggattggtgatgctgggagatttACTTCTGGGTGCTGAGCAGAGAATATTGTTGATGCTGGGAGATTTTCACCTGGTTGTTGGCAAGTGTGGAATCTTGAAGTTGGGAGATATTCATCTGGGTACTGGCTATTGCGGATGTGTGATGTTGGGAGATATCCATCTGTGtgctggccagtacagattggtgatgttgggagattttcccgagggtgctggccagtgcggattggtaatgttaTGAGATATTTATCTGGgtactggccagtgtggattggtgttgTCGAGTGATTTTCACCTGGGTCCTAATCAGTGAGGATTTTTATTTTGGTAGATTTTCTACTGGGTGCTGGTCAGTGTGGGCTGGTGATGGAAGATATTCATCTGGGTGctagccagtgaggattggtgatgttgggagatttacaTATGGgtgctgaccagtgcagattgttgATGTTGGTAGATTTTATCCTGCGTGCTGGCCAGTGTAGATTAGTGATGTTGGGAGATATTCATCTGGATGCTGGAatgtgtggattggtgatgttgggagatttgcATCCTCGGGCTGATCAGTGCTGATTGCTTATGTTGGGGGATATTCACCTGGgtgctagccagtgcagat
This genomic stretch from Palaemon carinicauda isolate YSFRI2023 chromosome 21, ASM3689809v2, whole genome shotgun sequence harbors:
- the LOC137614971 gene encoding uncharacterized protein; amino-acid sequence: MNISQHHQSALASTQYKISKHQQSTLHPGENLTKSTIHTGHHPGEYPTISQIFTGQHPDANFPTLPIRTDKVPGENIPTSTILTGQHENENIPTSQIHTAQLPDEYLLSSLISTGHDPCENLPTLTIRTGHHPEESLPMSPICTG
- the LOC137614972 gene encoding uncharacterized protein → MNKSQHHQSALASTQDPGENHSTTPIHTGQYPDKYLITLPIRTGQHPRENLPTSPICTGQHTDGYLPTSHIRNSQYPDEYLPTSRFHTCQQPAPTVGENLPTSRIHTGQHKRENLQTSPICTKKYPDEYLPTSPFHTCQHPCENNPTSTICTGQRSDVNLPASRIHTGQHPDEYLPTSIHTGKHPGENLSTSKISTGQYPGENHSTTPIHTGQYPDKYLITLPIHTGQHLRENLLTSQICTGQHTDGYLPTSPICNSQYPDEYLPTSRFHTCQHPGENLPASTIFSAQQPEVNLPASPIHTGQNPDEYLPTSPPIHTDQHPVENLLKSTIRTGQYPGENPPTSTICTGQLPDHERENLQTSPICTRKYPDEYLPTSPFHTYQHPGENTPTSTICTGQRSDVNLPALRIHTGKHSGENLSTSTISTGQYPGENLPTSNQHSDEPGEKLSTTPIHTGQHPGENLPTLPICTSQHTDGHLPRSPICNSQYPDEYLPTSLFHTCQNPGENPPISTISTSQHSDHPEVNLPASPIHTGQNPDEYLPTSPPIHTDQHPVENLPKSTIRIGQYPGENHPTSPISTGKLPDIYLPTSPIPTGQHPDKYLPTSPICTGQHLSENLPISSICTDQYPDENLPTSPIHTGQHKGENLQTSLICTGQHPVENPPPSTRRKSPNITNQHWCSEPRLISQNTTKMHWPAPS